The region GCTCGCCAACGATCGCGAGGCCGCCCGGCGCGAATTCCGTGCCGTCCGCAAAGAGACCGGTGATCTTGCCCGAGGCTGCAAGCGCAGCCTGGCCTCCAACCGGCTTGAAGCCGCCGAAGAGGCCGCTGAGGAAACCGAACAGGCCGCCTCCTCCGCCACCAGCCGAAGCTGTCGGGGCGGCCGGAAAGAACGAAGACGAGAGCGACTGGCCGATTTTGCCGATACCTCCGCCGAAAGTGTCGAGACCTTTCGTTGCGGCGCCGGCCGAGCTTGCGAGCTTGTTAACGGCATCAGCGGCACCGCCCATATTGCCGCCGGTACCGATGCCATCCCACTTCCCGACACCGACCTTGGCCGCGCCATACCAGGAGCTCCAGCCGCTTTTAGCCGCGTGGTCTAGCGCGAAATCCACTCCGGCAGGGCCGTTGGCAGCAAGCCTTGGGTCTAGACCTGTTTTTGCCATGAACTGGTTTCCCAGACCGCCATTCATATAGAGTTGGTAAGGCCCGAACGACTCTTCGCGCACGCCATTTTTCATGTAACTCGACTGAAGGTTCCAGCTGTTCAGACCACCTTCGGACCGCGCCACCTTCAGAGCGGTGTCCGGGTCGATGCCACGCTTGAGGGCCGCCTGCGCGATGTAGGAGCCGACGTCGCCGAGCGGACCGCGCGTTACCGGAACGACAGGTGCCTTGCCGATATTGTCGTTGGCCGCGCCGAGGACACTTCCAGCCAAACCCACGCCGGCGCCGGCGAGACCACTGGCGCCGCCCGCCGTTCCCGTGCCGCTGAACAGCTTGCTGAAAATGATATTGATCACCCGCTCGAAAGCCTGGTCGCCGGCCTTGGTTATGGCATTGAGGAACGAATTCAGCAGAGCTTTACCTGCAGCTTCGCCGACCTTGCCGCCGCTGCTGACCAGTTGCTGCCGAAAATCGGTGACGAAGCCGGTCACCGCCTGCTTCATCTCGGACGCCTGCTGGTTCTGCCGCATCTGCAGCGCAAGCGGCGAATTCAGGTCGACCGGCAGTCCGGCGCCGCGCTGCCGCGAGGCGATCTGCTGATCTCCGGACGAACGGAAGATCTGCTCACGCTCGAACGAAAGGTCAGCATTGAGGCGCACCTTGGCCGCTTCCGTCGCCGCTCTGGCATAGGCCTCCGAAAGCTTCTCGATCTCGGCACGCTGATCGGCGGTGACAGTCCTGCCCTTGTCCTGCGCCTGCTGGAGCAATTCGAGCTCCATCCGCATCTTCTGCGCCGCGATACCCGCCTCGCCCGCGGTCGCCGCCTCGAGCTTCATCTGCTCGATGCGATCGTTGGCGCTCTTGACCAGATCGCGATAAGCCTCCGCCGCCGATTTCCCGGCCTTCTCTTCGCCCGGCAGCCCTTCCAGTTCGACGTTTGGCCGCTGCAGGGGAACCGGCACACCGACCCGGGCGCCATCACCGTTGATCACGGTCGGGTTCTGGTTATCCAGCCGGCGCTGCGCCTCACGCTGGGCCGCCAGCACGCGGCGACGTGACTCCTCGTCGAGGACGCCGTTGACGACGGGCACTGCAGCCATGGCACGCCCTGCCGCCTCGTCGGCCGGCGAAGCCGCGGCGGCTCCGACCTTGCGCAACTCCTCGAGCGCCTTGCTGAGTTCGTTGATCTGGCCAATCTGGCCGGATGCCGCCGGCCCGACCAGCCCAAGGCCTTCGCGCAGCTTCTGCAGCGCGATATCGGTCAAGCTGAGGTTGGCGTTGAGTTCCTTCACCTTGTCCGAGAGCGGATTGGTGGCGAGGAGATCGCGGGTTTTCTGAATGCCTGTGATGCTGTCTGGCACTTGCGTGAAGCGACCGATGCGCGGATCCGAGAAGCCCTGTCGCTCAAGGTCCATATTCGTCGTCACCTGCTGGGCGATCGCGCTCTTAAGGCGAAGCGAGGCGATCTCCAGCTCGGACTGCGCAACGGCCCGCGCAGCCTCCTGCCGCTTCAGCTCCAGCTCCAGCAGCGCGCGCTTGGCCTCATATTCCCGCTCGGTGCCGGCAACGATCGCGGCCGACGCCGCACTTTGCGTGCGGGCAGTCGTGTTCAACGCCTGCGCATATTCGGACTGGAGCTTCTGCAGCTCGCCGAGCTGCGACTGAACGGCGCCCATCGGCGCGGCCTGCGCCGCCAGGGATTTCGTGGTCTCGTCGACAGCCAACCGGGCTTCGACCGTGTTGGCGGCAAACAGCTTGAAGGCACCATAGGCCAGGGCGCCGGCTGCCGCGAACGGAAGAACATAGCGGGTTGCCGCGGCTATGATCGCGCCGAGATCCTTGAGGAGGGCGTTGACGCCGCCATTGCCGCCATAGATGCCGACAATCTGCGATCCCTGCTGCAGGAGAACCGTGGTGAGCGGCATGCCACCGTAGAGCGACACACCGATATCCTGAACCTGCGCGCCAAGGTTCTGCCGCCGGAATTGCGCTTGGTTGTCGTTGGCGCCGCCGGGAGATGGCCTGTTCTGGTTAGCCGGCACCACCCTCGCCTGCTGCTCGAAGCGGGTGTTCGCCTCCTGCACCGCCTTGGAAAGCTCAAGCTGTCCACGTTCGGCGACCTTGGCCGCATCGGCCATCATCCCATATTTGCGATAGATGCCATCGAGGATGGCCGAAGCCTGCGTCATCTCGATCTTGCCGAGTTCGACGCCGCGTGTCAGCTGATTGACCGCCTGATTGAAGCGCTGCGTGGTCGCATAGCCGTCGACATACTGGCGAGATAGCTTCGCCAATACGTTGGTGGCGGCGCTGATCTTCTGGTCGTTTTCCGTGAAGCTGTCACCGAGGCCCTTGCCGGATTGCTTCATGCGGTCGTCGGCAGCAGCCTTCTGCTGGGCGCCAGCAGTGTATTTGCTCGCATCCATCTCTGCCGAGACGCGCAGCGTACGGATTTCGACATTAGCCAAGGGAAAGCCTCTTTGCGGATGGCAGCGCGGCCCTATCGCCGCGCTTCCTTGCTTTTGCGCTCGGCTTCGGCGGCCTCTGCGCGTTCTCGCTGGATCTTCAGCCACTCGCCGTCGATCGCGTTCATGAAGATGTGGAACCGCTTCAGCCGATCCCCTGCGATGCTGTGATCGCGGGCGTATTGGCTGAGGGCCGAATAGTAGATCGGCCCCTCGCCGCCCATCGCACCGTAGAACCGGTCATACTGCAGGGCATCGAAAGCCTCGAAATACATGGCATGCCAGGCCTGAGGCTCGAAGTTGCCATGCTCGGCAGACCGGCGGGGCCGCAGCCATTCCTTGTCCGGCTCTTGCTCGAACAGCTCTTCCAGCCATTCGAGCATCTCTGGCGAAGCCTTCGGCCCGCTTACGCGGCTGCGGAAGGCTTTCCGGAGTTTTTTGCTTCGGCCTCGACAAACTCGACATTCACCTCGGAGATCTTGCCGGCGCACCACTCTACCGCGGCGACAATGTTGCGGTATTCAGGATCACCGAGCACTTCCCTCGCCGCTTCCGGGGTATAGGCGACATCGAGGCCGCGCCAGCCGTGCAGCAGGTGCTCGGCGTAGAGCTTGCCCAGCTCCACCTTCATATCCAGCTTGGCGGGGGCAGCCTCGCCCGGCTTCGGCTTTGCCTGGCTGGCCTGCCGCGCGATGCGCATCAGCAGGTCGTCGCGCGCCGCTTGGTAGGCCGGCAGATGCAGTGAAGAGACGTTGAATTCCACACCCGGCCAATCCGGGAATGGGATCCAGTCACCATCGGCCTCGCGTTTCAGATCCGCCTTCAGCGAGGCGAGCTTCACAACAGACATAGGGACTCCATTCAGGGGGCTTCGGGAAAGGCGAGCGGCGGACGGCCCCGAATTCGTCCGCCGCCCATACCGCCGGCGCAGGGAGGAAGCGCCGGCGATCTCGGTTATGCAGGATCGCGCGTGATGGTGATCGAGCCGGCCGCCGTCGCGTCGAAATAGGACTGGAATGGGATATCGATCATCACCGCCTGGCCATTGCCGCCGACGACCGGGCCGCCGTCGAGGAATTTGGTCTTTGCGAGCGCGATCTCGTAAGAGTTGCCGAGTTCGTCGAGCAGCGTCGTGGAAATGCCGATATCGTCATGGTCGAGGATGGCGGTATAGGCGTCCATGTTCTCGAAGTATGTCGTCAGCGAGCCGGTCAGCTCGAAGCGGCCGAGACCGTGCGAATAGGGCTCATAGGCGCCGACAACATCGTTCTGATAGATGTTGTTGGTGATGTTGAGCGTCATCGCCTGCACCTTTGGTGCATTGGTGAGGCCGGTGAAGCTGAGGTCCGACACGTTGAGGCCGGCATTCAGTACCGGCGTCGTCGTCGCCGGCGTATAGGTCGCGCCGGTCAGAATGGCGCTTGTCGGCGTCGGCGAACGGATGCCCATGATGCCCCAGTTCGCCTGCACCGACTGACGCGCCCTGAGCGTCAGGGCCAAGGTATTCAGGCGGACCGCCTGGAAGCGCACGAAGGTATCGGTCGCGCCCTGCTCGTAGAAAAATTCAAGGGTTCCCGCCTGCTGCAGGATGCCGTTCTTCAGCACGTCGCTCGACCAGGTCGAGCAGAGCAGGCGCTGCAGCCATGTGTCGAAAGTGCCGTAGGAAAGGAACGTGTTGATCGTCCCCTGCACCGACCGGCCGACGTCGACGATCGACGCCACGTTGCGGTCGGCGCGGATCTCGTTCGGAATGTCTGTCTGCTTCGAGATGCGCACGTCGGACGAGACGTAACGCATGATCTGGAAAACAGGGCTTGCGGGCGTCGTGCCGATCGTTACTTCCGAGACATCGGCAAGGCGCACCTGACTGCCGTCAGCTACCGTCATTGAAGGCTCCATAGCGGATTTGCCACGTCATCAGACGTTGGCGGCGTGCTTGCCCAAGGCACGGGTAAGGCGACCGGCAAAGCCGGAATGTTAGGGGCTCAAATTCGTGTAGTCGCGCCGGTACCAGCCGATCGTCGCGGTGAAAGCCCAGTAGTTCGGGAAGTCTCGCCCGGGCTCGCCGGCGCCGAGCGACATGGTCGGCATGAACAGCGCCTCGCCGGTGACCGCGTCGACGACGATCGGCTGTTCGCGAAACAGGTTGGTCAAAGCCTTCGCCCAGCTGCGCGCCTGGCGGCTGCCGTCGCCCGACGCCGTCATGACGTGCAGATATGTCGCCCCGCGCTCCAGCCACTGATTTGCCTGCGGAGCGCCGAAAGTCTCCTGGTCGAGCACGTCGCCGACGATCTCGACATAGACGAACGGCAGGCCGGCATCGATCAGCCCCTGCGCGAACTCGTTTTCGAAGACGAGCCCTGTGGCCGTCCAGGCGTCGCGCAACCGCAGTTCGAACGCGTCATAGACTTCGACGGATGCCATCAGCTTAGACTCTGGTTGATTACGACGGCCGGATAAGTGATCGGCATGCCGCCCTGCCGGTCCTTCCGCCGCCCCTGGGCACGCTTGAGAACGTAAGGCATGCCGGCATGCACGCCGGCGCGGACATCCAGCCACTTCGTCTCAAACACGAAGGCCGCCGAATTGCGCCCCTCATTGCCGAAGCGTGACGCGAGCGCCCGCTTCGTCCCGTCGAAGATCGAATAGCGCTTGGCGCCGAGCAGCCCGTTTTCCGCCTTGCGGACATAGGGCTGGAAATTGGTGATGATGACCTCGGCATCGGGGCCGATGCTATCGTAGTCGATAACTTCGCGCTGGTTCGCCAGCACGATGAAGCTGCCGCGGAACCGTCCACTCTTGACCGGCGATCGGCGACGCAGCTCGTCGAGTGCGAAGGTGATGATCGGCTCCCAGAGCGAGAATTCATAAATGATCGGTCCCGGCGCCTGGACAGTCTCTTCAGGCGCACCCTGCCGGCCGTTCACATAGCGCTCATAGGTCCCGCTCGCCCGCCCGCCGGAGATCACCTCCCGCACGCTATCCTTGGCAAATTTGGCGAGCATGGCATTGATCGCCGCCGGCTCCAGATCCGCCGTCGCCAGCTTCAGCTCGCGATCGAAGAAATCGACCCCAGCCATCAGCCGGCCACCACCATGTCGGTCCGCACCCAGACATTCGCGACGAAGATCGGCTTGGATGCCCTCACCTGCCGTTGACGCCCCTGGATAAGGGCAAAATCCGTTTCCTTCGGTATGCGGGGATCGACGTCGCTGGTCACGCCGCCGGCATAGGCGCCGCCCGGCCACTGGGCTGCCAGGATCTGGGTCGGCGAGATGATCACAACAAGATCGCGCTGCGTGATCGTTCCGACGATCTCGTCGGCCGACACTGCTCGCACGGCTGCCCGGCACTTCACGTCGATATTGATGACGTTCGCGCCACTGCCGACGGTCCGGCGCAGCACGATATCCTCGCCGGCGCGGACAAGTGCATTATCCAACGCTAGGATTTCCGCCGTCACCGCGCCACCATCCGCAAATCGAGCGTGGTATTGCCGGCATAGGTGCCGACACTGCTCAACTGGGCGCGCATCTTCGGCCCGAGAAGTCCATCATTGACGCCCTCGACCGAGAGGGCCGCATAGGCCGCCGCAGCCTTGGCGCTGAGGCCGGAGAGGTTGGCATATTTGACTGCACTCGCAGCGGCGAAATCGAACCGCGCCACATCGAACCAGGTCGTGCCGCCGTCAAACGAGGTCTGAACGACGGCGGATATGCTTGTTCCCCCCGACCCCCACCGCAGCTGCGCGACAAGCGTGCAGGCGAGCATACCCTCGAGACTGTCGATGGCCTCGCCAGCAAAACTGGGGAGCGCCGTCGTGATCTGCCCTGCGAAAAGAGTATAGCTGTTCGGATTGTCCATCACTGCACCACCGGTTGACGATAGTTGTCGAGGATGTCGGCAACGTCGGGCGGCATGTTGCCGGCGTCGCTTCCGGTCGCGATCCAATAGCTGACATCGCGCACGCCTGGGATATTTTCCGACCGCAGGAACGGGTCGCGGCCGCGCGCCATATACCGCGCCTTGACCATGCGGATCGCCGCGTCCTGCACATCAGCGGGTATCGACGAATAGCCTGCGGTATAGGTGAACGAGAGCGGCCATGCCTGCCATTCCCTTGGATAGGCATTCGTATCGATGCGCGTGGCGATGCCCGTCTTCGCGTCGACGCGAAAATCGGTGCCTGACGTCAGAGCATCCCCATTCTCGGTCACAGTTACATCCCCTGACAGCGGCCAGCGAGAGAGTTGGATATCGGAAAGCGAGCCGGCGACCTGGAAGGCGTAGAATTCACGGTCCGGCCAGATCTCATCCTTCACCGTCTCCTGCACGAAGGTCCGGTTGCAATATTGCGCGATCGCCAGAGAGGCCCCCGCGAGATAACGCTTGAGCACTGCATCGTCGCCACCGCCGGTGAGGCCGAGCTCGGCCTTCACGTCCGACAGCGTGACGAGGTCCGCGCTACTGGCCGGAGTCAGCACGGTTGTGATGATACGAAAGCCCATGGTTCAGGCCGCCTGGTCCGTCGCGATGTCGACGTCCAGCCGCGTCGCGCCGGCATAAGTGCCGACCGAAACGACCTTGAGACGGAACTGCGAACCGAGAATTCCGTCGACGGCGGTGTTTGCAGCCAGAGATCCATCGGTCGGGACAGCAGCGGTTGTTTTCGCTGTCAGGGCAGAAAGATTGAAGATCTTCGTCGCAGCGCTGGTGGTGAAATTGAATTCGGCGATATCGATCCAGGTGGCGCCACCATCAAGCGAAGTCTGGACATAGGCGTCGACGGACGTGCCGCCCGAGCCATAGGCGAACTTCGCCTGGATAGCCAGGTTGCTGGGCGCGCCGTTGAACTTGGCGACATCGGATACCAGCGACGCAGCGGCTGCAATTTGACGGCCGAAGAGGTTCATGCCTGCGATCCCTTCGTTTTGTAGCCCTGCTTGCCGCCACCGGCACGCATCGAGCGATCTTCGTATTTCTCACCGGCCGGATTGAAGGGCCGAAGATCCTTGGCCTCGCCATTTTCCACCAGGCTGCGCGCCAGCTTGTCGTCGACATGGATGTCGTCGCCATCACGCCAGGGCCGCATGTCCTGCGTCAAAGTCACGGTTTTCACGAGAGCACCTCCTGCACGGAACCTCTGTAATTGAACGAACCGACATGCCCGAGCACGATCGACGGATCGACCCAAACCTCTTCACCGATGGCGCGCCATCGGTCGCAGAAGACGTAGTCCTCGCCTGTCTCGTCGCCGGGAACGCCAGGATGGCCCTGGCGGAAGAATTCGAAATAGAACGGCCTGATATCATCCGACCAATCGGACGGCGCCTTAAGCTGCCATTCCGGATGAGCATCGACCAATCGTTCGAAGACGATCTTGTTGATCAACATGAACGCGGCACCGAACCCGCCGACCTCGACGGCGCCCATGTCATCGGTCCGCAACGGATCCGCCATGTCGGGCGGAACGCGCATGCACCAGACGCGAGGATCGCTGTTGGGCTTTTGGACCCGTTGACGTCCGACGCCGCCAATCAGCGGCTTGTCGGAACCGAGCAGGCGCAGCACGGCGGTGGGCGACCACTCCATGTCGTCGTCGATGAAAATCATGTCCGTGTAGTCGGAAGCCAGAAAGTAGGCCACGAGCTCATTGCGCGCCTTGTGCACGATCGAGCTGCCGACGACGAACTGGAAAGTGCAGCGGATACCGTGATCACGCAGCGTCAGGACGGTCGAAAGCATGCTGGCAGTGTATTCCCAAGCCGGGTTGCGGGCGATGGGCGTACAGATCATGAGGGAGCGGGATTTCGCCCGCTCCATCCGCGCAGCGGCATCAGGATGCAAGTCTTCGGGGCTTTGCATCGTGAGACCTTAGTTCGGGAGGCGATCGAAGCCGCCGAAGAAGCCGGCGGCGCGGGCGACGGCTGTGTCAGTCTGTGTCGCCGAAAGATCCGTCGCGAAGTTGAAACGGACATAGCGGCGAGCACTGCCGAGGTCGATATTGGCCTGCAGCTGGCCTGCCAGTGCCGACGCAGCCGTCGAGCCCGTACCGACCACGGCGTAGGTTGCGGTGGCATAGTCCGACCAGTTGGTGCCGTCGACCGAATCCTGCACGGCGTAGCCGAAGGATACAGTCTTGCCCGTGGCAAGCGTCGCATCCCAGAGGACAGCAAATACGGCGGAGCCAGGCATTGAACTGCCGACAAAGCCCATACGGTCGATGGTGATACCGGTCGTGGTGGTGGAGTCGCCCGCGCCGGCGGCCGTGGCGGCAGCTGCTGCGGACAAGCGACGGAGAGAGCCAAGCTCCCCGATATTATGCTGCGTGACGATCGTCGAAGTCATTGAGGAAATTCCTTCTGGAATGGAGGGGTGGAACCCGGCGGGCCGAAGCCCGCCGCGCTATGCACCGGCGCCGACGCGCCTAGCTGATGGCCGGAGCCCAGCGGACGAACTGGATCACAGCGACGGCCGCGTCGTGGCGCATCTGGTGATCGTGCTCGGCGATCGCGCGAATGATCGTCTGGTCGTTCTGGACGGCCGAGATCGTCGCGCCGTTTTCGTCGACATAAGACCCTTCGCGGAAGACGGCCAATTCGAGCTGCATCGAATCCAGGATGATGTCTTCGGTCATCTCCACCAGGAAGACGAAGGAGCAATCCGTCTGCGAGCCGTCGGCATTGTACAGATTGACCGGGACCTGCGTCGTCTTCTTGAACGGATAGCCGAGCAGCGTGCCGCGCGACAGCTCGTCGCGGTAGACGTAGACGCCAAGCGAGTTCTGCACGTTGTTCAGGTAGTTCCAGGAACGCGGGTGCATGAACCAGCAGCGCTTGCTGTCGGGAACGTTCGCCGTGTCGAGCTTGTTCACAGCACCGCCGAGCTCGGCCGCCACTGTGGCCAGCGTGTAGGTCGAGGTGGAGGTGATCCAGTTGCCGCCCGCGGCCGCAGTGGAGTTGCCCGTCGACAGGAATACGCCGGGCGTGGTGCCGAAGGCATTGGCGAAGGACAGATAACCGCGCGGGGTATCCTGCGTGCCGTCACCGGTGATGAAGGCAAGATCCTCGCGAAGAGCCATGACCTTGACGAGATCGTCACGAACGAAGGCGTCAACGGACGGATCCGCGTAGCGCATCATGTCGTTTGACACCGGCACCAGGGCGGTCAGCTTCTTGTAGCTGGCGACGATCTGGTTGAGGCTCTGCTGCGACTTGGTGATGGCCCGCACTTCCGACCCATAGGTCGCCGTTGCGGCGGAGGCCTGGCCTGGCAGCGTCATCGTGCCGCGCGGCATGGCGAGGTTGCGTGGCCCGGCGGCACGAACGACAGCCTGCGCCCGCAGCAGCGGAATGACTTCGTTCATGACATCGGGAGGAACGATAAAGCCCCCGGCAGAGCCGGTGGAAACGATCAGCGCCTTTGTGATCGGGTGGCTTTCGCCATAGGTGCGCTCGGCAGCCTTGACGGCCAGATCGATGTTTCCGACGCCCATGCCCATCATTTTGGCGATACCGCCGAGCATGAGGGATTTTTCCTTGACGTAGGGATCGGACTCGGCTGCAGCCGGAACCAGGCTCTGACCTGCAGCGGGCTGCGCTGTCGACGCTGCGAGTTCCTGCGCCTGCTTAACGCGGGCAATCGTGGCGTCGATGTCGGTCACCGCCTTCTTCTTGGTCTCGAAGTCGTCGGGCGTCGTGCCGTCGGCGAGGGCTAGCGCCTCGAGTTCTTCCATTGCCTTGGCGCGGCTCTTCTGCAGATCCGCTACTTTCTGATGAATCGGCATGTCATATTTCTCCGTGGCGCGTCGCGCGCGCTCGAATGAAGTTGAGGGAAACCAGCCTGTCGCCGGCGATCAGAGCGGCTGTGCCAGCCGCAAGACCTCGATCTCGCGAAGCCTTTTTTGCTTCGTTGCTTCGAGCGCCTTTGCCCTGTCGGCTTCGGCGGACTTTTCGGTCTCCCCCGTGTCGGAGGTTTCCTGCTCATCCATCATGGACTGGAGCGTGTCGTGGCCCTCTTTTATGGCCTTGCACGCTTCCTGCATGTTGGAAATCGATGCGGCCGAGAAGCGACGCCCGGCCTTGATGTGAGTGGCGATCATAACCTTGACGATCGGCGCCGCGCCGTCGGCGCAGATGCCCTTCGTGAGTGTCTTCGTTTCTTCGCTCACCTCTTCCTTGAGGAGCGCAGCAACCTCGGCTTCCGTCATGGAGATCAGCGCTTCGCCGAGCGCCTGCAGAGCACCACCGAGCAGACCGGGAACGACGACAGAGTCGTCATTATAGAGCGCATCCCATTCCATGCAGTCATCCAGCCAGGCGAGGTTGCTCAGGATCCGCGCGAGTTCCGAAACGTTATAGAGGCTCTTCACCTCGATCTTCGCCCCGGCCTTCACCAGAGTGGGGGTGGACGTCTTTTCCATCTTGGCCTCGTAATGGTCGATCACGGCGCGCGCTTTGGCGGCGGCATCCTCTGGGGTCAGGGAGTTCGGCAGCTCGGAAGCTGCCGCGCGAATGCCGGCCTTTACGGCGACCAGCCTGCCGTCGATGATCTTGGCGAAGGGCAGCTTGTAGGCGCTGCGCAGATCGGGAGCCCCCGCATCGTAGACAAGGAAGCCCTTGCGCGCGAAAGTCGCGTCCGGGCTGTCACTGTCGAAATCGGCAAAATCGAAGATGCTCTTGGCAGCGGCCTCGCTATCCCAATCGGCCACCTCGTCGAGCGACAAATTGCGGGAGGCTCCGACCTTCCAATTGGACCCTTTCGCAGACTTGTCGACGACCAGCGCCGACGGATTGCAGGGAACCGGCGTGAATGAAAATTCCATCATGTCGCAGACGGTGTAGCGCTGCGGCCCCTTTGTCGGATTGCCCTTGTCGAGCGCCTCGCTTTCGACCGGCCGGAACCCGATCGAGACGCCGGGAACCGAACCGAATTTGACACGCCCATAGACCTTATCGGACTCCGCATCCTCGCCTTCCGGCGGAAACTGGACGAGAGCCGTGATGCCCGAGCCAGCCCGCTCGATCTCGATGCATTTCGCGACCGGCATGTTGGCATTATGGTTCCACAGCACCGGACCGGCACCTGTCGCCATATAAGCCTTCCAGTTGATCCCGTCGGGAACGATGATCTCACCGGTGCGGTCGACGTCGCTCGTCGACACCACTACGCGCACCTGGCGCTTGTCGGCGAGGGCCTCGGATTTCGCACTATATGCCTTCTGAATGAGGTTCATGACCATCCTGTCCTTCGTCGAAGCTCCCTCATTGCTCTTTCTTGCTGCCTGGCCCGGGGTCCGCCAGTGTGCCGCTTTCGGGCCGGCCGGCACTGTCAGCCGAGGTTCCCGACGCGTCGGAACCGAGCGCCGCCGTATTCACAGGGAACATCAGCTGATCGCCGCCGGTAAGCGGTGGTTCGCCTTCGCCCTTGCGCCATTCGTTCGACGTCCCGAGACCAGACATGACCTTCAGGCGGCCGTTGTTGATGCGCACGGCCTCGGAAGCCCGCAGCAGGTTCCGCTCGTCGAAATCCGCCTGCAGCCCGTCCTTCGCCAGGTCGAAATGCTGCTCGAACTTCTGCTCCCAGAGTTCGCAGTCGGGCATGATCGTGCCGTTGACATAGAGCTGCTCGGCGTCGTCAATCTTGATGTTGCGCAGCTCGCCGGCGACGCCGAGCTTGTAAAGCGGCACACCGAACCAGCGGCTGACGTCCTCGACCGAGAGCTTGCGCTGCTCGATGAACTGCATGTCGACAGACGACAGGTTCATCGGCTTCCATTCGATGCCGTCCTCGAGGATGGCGGTCTTGCCGACATTGGCAATGCCGGCCCGGAGGTCTTCCCACTGCTGGCGCAGGCGCTTCGCGGTCTCCTCAGTCAGCTTCTTGGCCGACTGGAGAACGCCAGCCGGTCGCGCTCCATTACTGATCCAGCGCGCCGCCTGCTGCTCAAGCGCCATGGCGACGCCGATCGAATCGCGGGCGACACCGATGGTCGACACACCGACGAGCATGTTGAAGGCGACGCCGCGAAAATGCAGGACATCTTCCGCTGGGATCGCGACTGGCAGCCCGCGAAGCGCCGCCATCTGAAACATCCCTTGCCGGTTGATGTTGTAGAAGAGCTGTCCGTCCGAAGCTTCGAGCACCATCACGCAATCGGGATTGACCGGGATCAAATACTGAGGATCGCCCTTCGTATCGCGCAGGATGACGGCATAGGCATTGTTGCGCAGGATCAGCGCCATTTCCATCTGCAGTGCGAACTCGAACCAGGTCTGCACCCAGTTCGGCCGCTTGAACAGCTTCGCAACCGGATGGGTTGTGTTTGCATCGCCTGCCCGGCCTTTCTCAAGCGACAGGACTCGCGGCGTGCACCGGGCGAAATCCTTCGAGCGCTGCATGGTCGCGGCATAGATGGTCGAAACGCTGATAGCCGTTCCCTGGCTGATCTGCACGCCCGCCACCGAAGGCGTCGAGCCCAGCGTCGGCAGATAGCCGGCCGCAGGAACGCCGGCGCTCGATTTCTCGACAGCATCGCCGGAACTGCGGGAAAACCAGCTTAAAAGGCCCATCACACCACCATCAGATCGCGGTGCTCGTAAGCAGAGACCGCACTTTGCGCTTCCGGGTTCTTCACCATCACGGTCACCGCATCGAACA is a window of Rhizobium sp. N324 DNA encoding:
- a CDS encoding HK97 family phage prohead protease; translation: MNLIQKAYSAKSEALADKRQVRVVVSTSDVDRTGEIIVPDGINWKAYMATGAGPVLWNHNANMPVAKCIEIERAGSGITALVQFPPEGEDAESDKVYGRVKFGSVPGVSIGFRPVESEALDKGNPTKGPQRYTVCDMMEFSFTPVPCNPSALVVDKSAKGSNWKVGASRNLSLDEVADWDSEAAAKSIFDFADFDSDSPDATFARKGFLVYDAGAPDLRSAYKLPFAKIIDGRLVAVKAGIRAAASELPNSLTPEDAAAKARAVIDHYEAKMEKTSTPTLVKAGAKIEVKSLYNVSELARILSNLAWLDDCMEWDALYNDDSVVVPGLLGGALQALGEALISMTEAEVAALLKEEVSEETKTLTKGICADGAAPIVKVMIATHIKAGRRFSAASISNMQEACKAIKEGHDTLQSMMDEQETSDTGETEKSAEADRAKALEATKQKRLREIEVLRLAQPL
- a CDS encoding phage portal protein — its product is MGLLSWFSRSSGDAVEKSSAGVPAAGYLPTLGSTPSVAGVQISQGTAISVSTIYAATMQRSKDFARCTPRVLSLEKGRAGDANTTHPVAKLFKRPNWVQTWFEFALQMEMALILRNNAYAVILRDTKGDPQYLIPVNPDCVMVLEASDGQLFYNINRQGMFQMAALRGLPVAIPAEDVLHFRGVAFNMLVGVSTIGVARDSIGVAMALEQQAARWISNGARPAGVLQSAKKLTEETAKRLRQQWEDLRAGIANVGKTAILEDGIEWKPMNLSSVDMQFIEQRKLSVEDVSRWFGVPLYKLGVAGELRNIKIDDAEQLYVNGTIMPDCELWEQKFEQHFDLAKDGLQADFDERNLLRASEAVRINNGRLKVMSGLGTSNEWRKGEGEPPLTGGDQLMFPVNTAALGSDASGTSADSAGRPESGTLADPGPGSKKEQ